The DNA sequence TGTTCCTTGCCTCGCGTCGAGATGCCGCCGCCGTCGGTTTCGACGACGAGGTGTTCCACGCCGCGCTGGGCTCACCTTCCGCGCTGCCACCTACCATCGCCGGGATGCGGGTGTTCCGGCTGGACCACCCGCGGGTGCGAGAGCCGTTCGGTGCCTGGTCGGCCAACGCCGATCGCATCCCTTACTGAGCAGGCATCGACCGCACGGTTGCGCGCCGAGCCAGACGTGCATCCGGAGCAGGCCAGGACGGTCATGCGACGATGGGTCCGTTCACCGGACGAACGGACCGGACGATGACTCCTCGGGTCGGCATGATCTTCCCGCCCTGGTTCCCGCCGGAGCGGCTGCGCTCCACCGCGGGGGCGGCGGAGGAGCCTGGGGTCGACCAGCTATGGCTGTAGGAGGACTGCTTCAAGGAGGGCGGCGTCGATTGACTCCTCCAGGCTCAGCGTGCTCGATCGTCGTCGGGGTGGGAATCAGTGATCCCGACAGAATGCCGGATGACCCGCGCTCGATCGGCACTTCGCGCGCGGCGGGCTCCCAGACGGGACTCGGCGAGTGGCCGCCTTCAGGCAGCCGGATCGTCGAACAACTGCATCTCCTCCTCGTCAGGAGGTTGGAAGATCGTCGCCCACGCCTCGAAGTGCTCCCGCGTCATCGGTGCTGCGGTCCACTCGCCTGATGCGGTGCGCCGTTCAGCTCGCCGAACCAGCTCATCAAGGGGCGCAGAGAGGTAGTGCAGGTCCACTTCGACTCCGAGGGCGCGCGCGCCGAGACGCTTCTCATCCCGCTCGACCCGTGCCCAGTG is a window from the Actinomycetes bacterium genome containing:
- a CDS encoding ATP-binding protein — protein: AAELPAIRLDKDTWVTQLGGDVWDDDFRVRVERLLWDLAQELLSRGQSVILEWGHWARVERDEKRLGARALGVEVDLHYLSAPLDELVRRAERRTASGEWTAAPMTREHFEAWATIFQPPDEEEMQLFDDPAA